The following are encoded in a window of Gossypium raimondii isolate GPD5lz chromosome 13, ASM2569854v1, whole genome shotgun sequence genomic DNA:
- the LOC105783139 gene encoding GDT1-like protein 4, which produces MTSLVQGFSKSLAMTVLSEIGDKTFFAAAILAMRHPRKLVLLGCLAALIVMTILSAVVGWAAPNLISRKWTHHITTVLFFGFGLWSLWDGFMEDGEAEELAEVEAKLDADWKANPGTVKGGNKADDDSKKERQPFLTQFFSPIFLKAFSITFFGEWGDKSQLATIGLAADENPFGVVLGGILGQALCTTAAVLGGKSLACQISEKIVALSGGVLFIVFGFQSLLSTVES; this is translated from the exons ATGACCTCGCTTGTgcaa ggcTTTTCCAAGTCTTTGGCTATGACTGTGCTATCGGAGATTGGCGACAAGACGTTCTTCGCTGCCGCG atCTTGGCAATGCGCCATCCCAGGAAACTTGTCTTGTTAGGATGCCTGGCAGCTTTAATT GTGATGACTATTCTTTCTGCTGTTGTTGGCTGGGCAGCTCCAAATCTT ATTTCTAGGAAATGGACACATCACATTACGACTGTGCTTTTCTTTGGATTTGGCCTGTGGTCTTTATGGGATGGATTTATGGAGGATGG GGAGGCTGAAGAATTGGCTGAAGTTGAAGCAAAACTG GATGCTGACTGGAAGGCAAACCCAGGAACAGTCAAAGGGGGGAATAAG GCTGATGATGATTCAAAAAAGGAGAGGCAGCCATTTCTCACACAGTTCTTCTCTCCCATATTTCTGAAG GCATTTTCCATCACATTCTTTGGTGAATGGGGCGACAAGAGCCAG CTTGCTACCATTGGTTTGGCTGCAGATGAGAATCCATTTGGTGTGGTTCTTGGTGGAATTTT AGGACAAGCACTGTGCACCACTGCTGCTGTACTTGGAGGAAAGAGCCTGGCGTGTCAGATATCTGAGAAAATT GTTGCACTCTCAGGTGGAgttcttttcattgtttttggATTCCAATCCCTCCTCTCAACAGTTGAGTCTTGA
- the LOC105783141 gene encoding ATP-dependent Clp protease adapter protein CLPS1, chloroplastic: METAIRGRLSLSPNTVFNPKPGEKRSLCRGPCTNRGVLMAISTTGPSKGGGILEKPVIERTTPGRESEFDLRKSRKIAPPYRVMLHNDNYNKREYVVQVLMKVIPGMTLDNAVNIMQEAHCNGLAVVIICAQVDAEEHCMQLRGNGLLSSIEPASGAC; encoded by the exons ATGGAGACTGCCATACGTGGTAGATTATCTCTCTCACCAAACACCGTCTTTAATCCTAAACCAG GAGAGAAACGGTCACTGTGCAGAGGACCATGCACCAATCGTGGCGTTCTCATGGCTATATCGACCACAGGACCAAGTAAAGGAGGAGGAATCTTGGAGAAGCCAGTTATAGAGAGAACCACTCCTGGTCGTGAATCTGAGTTCGATCTAAG GAAGTCAAGAAAAATAGCCCCACCTTATCGAGTCATGCTGCACAATGACAACTACAATAAACGGGAATATGTTGTCCAAGTATTGATGAAAGTGATCCCGGGGATGACCCTAGACAATGCAGTTAATATAATGCAAGAAGCACACTGCAATGGGTTGGCAGTGGTGATTATTTGTGCACAGGTCGATGCTGAAGAACACTGCATGCAGCTAAGGGGGAATGGGCTTCTTAGTTCAATTGAACCAGCAAGTGGTGCTTGCTGA
- the LOC105783696 gene encoding uncharacterized protein LOC105783696 isoform X1 — translation MSDSNISSSSSSSSSDSASIATVDQNVRRNGRMIDDGDTFSPKVRRWRDVFWLAIFMLHLIALGFVLVLLGLNRFKKSDRLNIDRYTNRVWEHNNGLTENYWPNYAVAGGVGAALGWIWLLLLGSHANLMMKVSVHILTTYLAVISVLCFWCKQFFWGVAFATGAALQFLYVISVVDRLPFTMLVLQKAVKMVWSLPEVMRVAYAFMAVMLLWMGIWSFGAAGVVASSRGDLGRWWLLVVLSVSLFWTGAVLCNTVHVIVSGLVFLVLIHGGRNASPMPPNPLMKSLRYAVTTSFGSICYGSLFTAAIRTLRWKIRGFRSKIGNNECLFCCVDFLFQLVETLVRFFNKYAYVQIAVYGKGFNRAARDAWELFQSTGVEALVAYDCSGAVLLMGTVLGGLITGTCAGVWTWMTWCDRVIMVGSTAMLMGMVLVGLAMVVVESAVTSIYICYAEDPLLIQKWDPQFFNQMSEKLHQRLQHRSALAREILTQNQHDTRMQDIFHL, via the exons ATGAGCGACTCCAATatctcttcctcttcctcttcatcTTCCTCCGATTCTGCTTCCATCGCTACCGTCGATCAG AATGTAAGGAGGAATGGGAGAATGATAGATGATGGCGACACGTTTTCTCCAAAGGTGCGTCGTTGGCGTGATGTTTTCTGGTTAGCAATATTCATGCTTCATTTAATTGCGTTGGGATTTGTGCTCGTGCTTCTTGGACTCAATAGGTTTAAGAAATCAGATAGGCTAAACATCGATAGATATACGAATCGAGTTTGGGAGCATAATAATGGATTGACGGAGAATTATTGGCCCAATTATGCTGTTGCCGGTGGGGTTGGGGCCGCCCTTGGATGGATTTGGTTGTTGTTGCTTGGTTCTCATGCTAACCTAATGATGAAGGTTTCAGTTCACATTTTGACAACATACCTTGCTGTGATTagtgttttatgtttttggtgTAAACAATTTTTCTGGGGTGTGGCATTTGCAACCGGTGCTGCGCTGCAGTTCTTGTACGTAATATCAGTTGTAGACAG ACTTCCATTCACCATGCTGGTCTTGCAAAAAGCTGTAAAGATGGTATGGAGTCTTCCTGAAGTTATGAGAGTTGCCTATGCATTTATGGCAGTCATGCTTTTGTGGATGGGCATATGGTCTTTCGGTGCAGCTGGTGTTGTGGCTTCAAGCAGGGGTGACCTTGGACGCTGGTGGCTTCTTGTG GTTCTCTCTGTAAGCTTGTTTTGGACAGGTGCTGTCCTCTGCAATACTGTACATGTTATAGTCTCTGGGCTGGTGTTTCTTGTACTTATTCATGGTGGTCGAAATGCTTCACCAATGCCTCCCAATCCATTGATGAAATCTCTACGATATGCTGTAACAACATCTTTTGGGAGCATTTGCTATGGGTCACTTTTCACAGCTGCTATTCGGACTCTGCGGTGGAAG atCAGGGGATTCCGGTCAAAAATTGGCAACaatgagtgtttgttttgctgTGTGGATTTTTTGTTTCAACTTGTGGAGACCCTTGTTCGATTTTTCAACAAGTATGCCTACGTCCAG ATAGCTGTTTATGGCAAAGGTTTTAACCGAGCGGCAAGAGATGCCTGGGAATTATTCCAGTCAACTGGAGTTGAAGCTCTAGTGGCCTATGATTGTTCTGGTGCCGTTCTGCTCATGGGTACCGTCTTGGGTGGGCTTATCACAGGAACTTGTGCTGGTGTTTGGACATGGATGACATGGTGTGACAGAGTGATCATGGTCGGGTCCACTGCAATGTTGATGGGAATGGTCTTG GTAGGACTAGCAATGGTGGTGGTAGAAAGTGCAGTGACATCTATATACATCTGCTATGCGGAAGACCCGTTGTTGATTCAAAAATGGGATCCTCAGTTCTTTAACCAAATGTCGGAAAAGCTGCACCAGCGTCTTCAGCATAGGAGTGCACTAGCCAGGGAGATATTGACTCAAAACCAGCATGACACCCGCATGCAAGATATATTCCATCTTTGA
- the LOC105783696 gene encoding uncharacterized protein LOC105783696 isoform X2 — translation MMATRFLQRFKKSDRLNIDRYTNRVWEHNNGLTENYWPNYAVAGGVGAALGWIWLLLLGSHANLMMKVSVHILTTYLAVISVLCFWCKQFFWGVAFATGAALQFLYVISVVDRLPFTMLVLQKAVKMVWSLPEVMRVAYAFMAVMLLWMGIWSFGAAGVVASSRGDLGRWWLLVVLSVSLFWTGAVLCNTVHVIVSGLVFLVLIHGGRNASPMPPNPLMKSLRYAVTTSFGSICYGSLFTAAIRTLRWKIRGFRSKIGNNECLFCCVDFLFQLVETLVRFFNKYAYVQIAVYGKGFNRAARDAWELFQSTGVEALVAYDCSGAVLLMGTVLGGLITGTCAGVWTWMTWCDRVIMVGSTAMLMGMVLVGLAMVVVESAVTSIYICYAEDPLLIQKWDPQFFNQMSEKLHQRLQHRSALAREILTQNQHDTRMQDIFHL, via the exons ATGATGGCGACACGTTTTCTCCAAAG GTTTAAGAAATCAGATAGGCTAAACATCGATAGATATACGAATCGAGTTTGGGAGCATAATAATGGATTGACGGAGAATTATTGGCCCAATTATGCTGTTGCCGGTGGGGTTGGGGCCGCCCTTGGATGGATTTGGTTGTTGTTGCTTGGTTCTCATGCTAACCTAATGATGAAGGTTTCAGTTCACATTTTGACAACATACCTTGCTGTGATTagtgttttatgtttttggtgTAAACAATTTTTCTGGGGTGTGGCATTTGCAACCGGTGCTGCGCTGCAGTTCTTGTACGTAATATCAGTTGTAGACAG ACTTCCATTCACCATGCTGGTCTTGCAAAAAGCTGTAAAGATGGTATGGAGTCTTCCTGAAGTTATGAGAGTTGCCTATGCATTTATGGCAGTCATGCTTTTGTGGATGGGCATATGGTCTTTCGGTGCAGCTGGTGTTGTGGCTTCAAGCAGGGGTGACCTTGGACGCTGGTGGCTTCTTGTG GTTCTCTCTGTAAGCTTGTTTTGGACAGGTGCTGTCCTCTGCAATACTGTACATGTTATAGTCTCTGGGCTGGTGTTTCTTGTACTTATTCATGGTGGTCGAAATGCTTCACCAATGCCTCCCAATCCATTGATGAAATCTCTACGATATGCTGTAACAACATCTTTTGGGAGCATTTGCTATGGGTCACTTTTCACAGCTGCTATTCGGACTCTGCGGTGGAAG atCAGGGGATTCCGGTCAAAAATTGGCAACaatgagtgtttgttttgctgTGTGGATTTTTTGTTTCAACTTGTGGAGACCCTTGTTCGATTTTTCAACAAGTATGCCTACGTCCAG ATAGCTGTTTATGGCAAAGGTTTTAACCGAGCGGCAAGAGATGCCTGGGAATTATTCCAGTCAACTGGAGTTGAAGCTCTAGTGGCCTATGATTGTTCTGGTGCCGTTCTGCTCATGGGTACCGTCTTGGGTGGGCTTATCACAGGAACTTGTGCTGGTGTTTGGACATGGATGACATGGTGTGACAGAGTGATCATGGTCGGGTCCACTGCAATGTTGATGGGAATGGTCTTG GTAGGACTAGCAATGGTGGTGGTAGAAAGTGCAGTGACATCTATATACATCTGCTATGCGGAAGACCCGTTGTTGATTCAAAAATGGGATCCTCAGTTCTTTAACCAAATGTCGGAAAAGCTGCACCAGCGTCTTCAGCATAGGAGTGCACTAGCCAGGGAGATATTGACTCAAAACCAGCATGACACCCGCATGCAAGATATATTCCATCTTTGA